One Anastrepha obliqua isolate idAnaObli1 chromosome 6, idAnaObli1_1.0, whole genome shotgun sequence DNA window includes the following coding sequences:
- the LOC129250552 gene encoding uncharacterized protein LOC129250552 yields MTSTATKRSRATPEQLNRMLDYLMEVPCLAGSRFHSLHGKFECDKKWSELATKLNSLGGAVKTANQWHTVWRDLKSRTSIKARNRRRQPALTGNRPISEEPLTEFERRVSALIGEEYMNGHDSTAENIPLEEVIQMGIEVEDESMISKAPSPLRTPLAESFTLRSGNSHISDRRTPRANLKRKRMEEDGDARKKFLEIAEKQADALKMLAQSSVEAVEVAKQQADALKILAESSSASAQTNKMMAEAIAVLGNGLSTTAEAFNNLTPIISQILKGHTRAF; encoded by the exons ATGACATCGACAGCTACtaaaagaagccgtgccacacCCGAGCAGCTAAATCGTATGCTTGACTACCTAATGGAAGTCCCGTGTCTAGCAGGATCTAGGTTCCACAGCCTCCATGGTAAGTTCGAATGCGACAAAAAGTGGAGCGAGCTAGCAACAAAGTTAAATAGTCTGGGTGGAGCAGTGAAGACAGCCAATCAATGGCACACg GTATGGCGGGACTTAAAAAGCCGCACCAGCATCAAAGCACGAAATCGGCGAAGGCAACCAGCTTTAACTGGAAACAGGCCTATCAGTGAGGAGCCCCTAACGGAATTCGAGAGGCGGGTGTCTGCTCTTATAGGGGAAGAATATATGAATGGGCACGATTCAACAGCTGAAAATATTCCACTAGAGGAG GTAATCCAAATGGGTATAGAAGTGGAAGATGAAAGCATGATTTCGAAAGCCCCGTCGCCTTTACGGACGCCACTTGCAGAAAGTTTCACGCTGAGGTCAGGTAATTCGCACATCTCAGACAGGAGAACACCACGGGCGAACTTGAAAAGAAAGCGCATGGAAGAAGACGGTGATGCTcgaaagaaatttttggaaatagcaGAAAAACAGGCAGATGCACTAAAG atgCTAGCCCAGTCGAGTGTAGAAGCCGTAGAAGTCGCGAAACAACAAGCAGATGCTTTAaag atcTTAGCCGAAAGCAGCTCTGCAAGTGCCCAGACGAATAAAATGATGGCGGAGGCAATAGCCGTATTGGGGAATGGTTTAAGCACTACCGCGGAAGCATTCAACAATCTAACGCCAATCATAAGCCAaatactcaaaggacatactcgcgctttttaa